A window of Candidatus Dojkabacteria bacterium contains these coding sequences:
- a CDS encoding LysM peptidoglycan-binding domain-containing protein, whose protein sequence is MLKQKLATPARLAKLSICVILFTLYSTSSAAAIEYEGIGLKPAHPDPDNERTKSIFIYNLAPGVSEEDEILVINNTDQDKTVLLYATDSQKSTDGSFACEQYLDSKDKVGGWINLEAEELDLAAHTSTSVRFNVEVPEVADVGEQNGCIMLQEKKDPTGSGSGVSLSFRTGLRVVVTVPGEQVRKLSLTSFRANQASRSLITTRTEIRNDGNVSIDAKLHLVTAYFWGIGSHEEISQYPILRGDTGVFNIDLQPPEWGGLIKTSAIVEYDNSSEASVGVDSEAPNTSISSEPKYLLFLPQPRNALIELGVLALVIAVGAAIWLRIAHRNEIKMRWDTYTIKSGENLEEIAKRNNIGWKKLANANKIKPPYNIEAGRKIKIPPRE, encoded by the coding sequence ATGCTCAAACAGAAACTCGCTACGCCAGCAAGGCTAGCAAAACTGTCAATTTGTGTGATTCTTTTCACTTTATATAGCACTTCTTCAGCCGCTGCCATTGAATATGAAGGTATCGGACTGAAGCCTGCTCACCCAGACCCAGATAACGAGAGAACCAAATCGATTTTTATTTACAATCTCGCACCTGGTGTAAGCGAAGAGGATGAGATCCTAGTCATCAATAACACAGATCAAGACAAGACGGTGCTTCTATATGCCACTGACTCTCAGAAATCCACCGACGGCTCTTTCGCTTGCGAGCAGTATCTCGACAGCAAAGATAAAGTGGGAGGGTGGATTAATCTTGAGGCCGAAGAGCTAGACTTGGCTGCTCACACAAGTACAAGTGTAAGGTTCAACGTTGAGGTGCCAGAGGTAGCGGATGTAGGTGAACAAAATGGGTGCATAATGTTACAAGAGAAAAAAGACCCCACTGGAAGTGGATCCGGGGTGAGCTTATCATTTAGAACCGGCTTGAGAGTGGTAGTAACTGTGCCGGGTGAGCAGGTCAGGAAATTAAGCCTAACCTCTTTTCGAGCCAATCAGGCCAGCAGGTCGCTGATAACCACACGAACCGAGATCAGAAACGATGGGAATGTATCGATCGACGCCAAGCTTCATCTTGTAACCGCCTATTTCTGGGGTATTGGAAGCCATGAAGAAATCAGTCAATATCCGATACTTCGTGGTGACACCGGTGTATTTAATATTGACCTACAGCCACCGGAGTGGGGAGGCCTGATCAAAACAAGCGCAATAGTTGAGTACGACAACAGCAGCGAAGCAAGTGTTGGAGTGGACTCAGAGGCGCCAAATACATCTATATCCTCTGAGCCGAAGTATCTCCTATTCCTACCCCAACCAAGGAATGCCTTGATAGAGCTGGGTGTATTGGCCTTGGTCATCGCAGTTGGGGCTGCTATCTGGCTTCGGATTGCCCACCGAAACGAGATTAAGATGAGATGGGATACCTACACAATAAAGAGCGGCGAAAATCTAGAAGAAATAGCGAAAAGAAACAACATCGGCTGGAAAAAGCTGGCGAATGCAAACAAGATTAAGCCTCCGTATAATATCGAAGCTGGAAGGAAAATTAAAATCCCTCCAAGGGAGTAG
- a CDS encoding GTP-binding protein, translating to MAEITPNDKIRNIAIIAHVDHGKTTLIDAFLKQSNTFRENQEEMQQEQILDFNELERERGITIQAKNIALPYKGHLINIIDTPGHADFGGEVERTLSMADGAVLLVDAQEGVMPQTRFVLKRALELGLKIIVLVNKIDKKLADPASTVKKVQDLFLSLVTDMNQLEFPVYYAIGRDGKVFKELPVERGDDLANVPGDTTPLLDEVLAYIPAPSGDINEPFQMQVSSLDYDPHNGRYLIGRISHGKVSLGDSIKAAHPELPGKVISSKVKMLSVRKGLEYAQVDKAGVGDIVAIAGLDDVRIGSTLYVQEGTEIMPDIKISPPSLKMKFEANTSPFLGKEGKFPNLKQLQARLEHEKMINISLKIDKNDDGSYYVSGRGELHLGILVETLRREGYEFQLRKPEVIITVVDGKKMEPEEELYVEVPEEYFSVVSQIVNTRKGNLINVENANGQSKMTFHILARNLIGLRRQLATATKGNLVISNTFHQLVALGGGTIEERNGRLISNATGTSLAYALNSIQERGELLITPATEVYEGMVIGISKYENDISVNPMKAREKSNVRQSTATVTDVALKTPIQVTLEYAIGILADDEILEVTPLNLRIRKKFLNKTEEYMATKKKGKGGVAASEVEE from the coding sequence ATGGCAGAAATCACACCTAACGACAAAATTCGTAATATCGCTATTATCGCCCACGTAGACCATGGGAAGACCACACTTATCGATGCATTTCTGAAGCAGAGCAATACTTTCCGTGAGAATCAAGAAGAGATGCAGCAGGAGCAAATCTTAGACTTCAATGAGCTCGAACGAGAGCGTGGTATCACTATTCAGGCTAAAAATATCGCCCTGCCTTACAAAGGCCATCTTATCAATATTATCGATACTCCAGGTCACGCTGACTTTGGTGGTGAAGTTGAGAGAACATTGAGCATGGCAGACGGTGCTGTGCTTCTAGTTGATGCACAGGAAGGTGTAATGCCACAGACTAGATTCGTATTGAAGCGAGCTTTGGAGCTTGGATTGAAGATAATCGTACTGGTTAACAAGATTGATAAGAAGCTGGCGGATCCTGCATCTACAGTCAAGAAAGTACAGGATCTGTTCTTGAGCCTTGTTACTGACATGAACCAGCTAGAATTCCCGGTGTATTATGCAATCGGCCGTGACGGCAAGGTTTTCAAAGAGCTTCCAGTAGAGAGAGGTGATGACCTAGCCAATGTTCCTGGTGACACGACTCCTCTCTTGGATGAAGTACTCGCATATATTCCGGCACCGTCTGGAGATATTAATGAGCCGTTCCAGATGCAGGTTTCATCCCTAGATTACGACCCACACAACGGTCGCTACCTTATTGGTCGCATATCGCATGGAAAAGTAAGCCTTGGCGATAGTATAAAAGCAGCACATCCCGAGCTTCCTGGCAAAGTTATCTCAAGCAAAGTAAAAATGCTCTCAGTCCGTAAAGGACTTGAGTATGCACAGGTAGATAAGGCTGGGGTAGGGGATATTGTCGCCATAGCTGGTCTAGATGATGTGCGCATCGGCAGCACACTATATGTACAGGAGGGCACAGAGATCATGCCGGACATCAAGATATCACCTCCGTCACTCAAGATGAAATTCGAGGCAAACACCTCACCATTCCTCGGTAAAGAGGGTAAATTCCCTAACCTGAAGCAGCTTCAAGCACGACTCGAGCACGAGAAGATGATCAATATCAGCCTTAAGATCGATAAGAACGACGACGGATCGTACTATGTATCCGGTCGTGGAGAGCTTCACCTCGGAATCCTCGTAGAAACACTACGAAGAGAGGGCTATGAATTCCAGCTACGCAAGCCAGAGGTAATCATCACAGTTGTTGACGGCAAAAAGATGGAGCCAGAAGAGGAGCTATATGTTGAGGTACCCGAGGAGTACTTTAGCGTTGTCTCACAGATCGTAAATACTCGCAAAGGCAATTTAATAAATGTAGAAAACGCCAACGGTCAGTCGAAGATGACATTCCATATCTTAGCCCGCAACTTGATCGGCCTAAGAAGGCAGCTCGCAACAGCAACAAAAGGCAACCTGGTAATCAGCAATACTTTCCACCAGCTAGTAGCTCTTGGTGGTGGCACAATCGAAGAGAGAAATGGTCGCCTCATCTCGAATGCCACAGGTACGTCATTGGCCTATGCTTTGAACTCTATCCAGGAGCGAGGTGAGCTATTAATCACACCAGCAACCGAAGTATATGAGGGAATGGTAATCGGAATCAGCAAGTATGAGAACGATATAAGCGTAAATCCAATGAAAGCTCGTGAGAAGAGCAATGTACGTCAGTCAACCGCAACTGTGACAGACGTCGCATTGAAGACTCCAATTCAGGTGACCTTGGAGTATGCGATCGGTATCTTGGCAGACGATGAGATACTTGAGGTTACACCTTTGAATTTGCGCATCCGCAAGAAATTCCTCAATAAGACGGAGGAATATATGGCCACTAAGAAGAAGGGTAAGGGTGGAGTTGCTGCTTCTGAGGTTGAGGAGTAG
- a CDS encoding NYN domain-containing protein: protein MKKKEKSRKDQKPKNYAFIDSQNLNRGVISQKWELDYGKFRLMLRNKYNVTRAFLFIGYIPKNHRLYSKLQALGYILVFKNVLEIKRGNEKLYKGNVDAELVLHAMIEFPNYDKAVIVSGDGDFFCLVEYLSKKKKLLKMIVPNQKYSSLLRDFASNIVSIQSFKGKLKK from the coding sequence ATGAAGAAGAAAGAGAAATCCAGAAAAGATCAGAAGCCAAAAAACTATGCGTTTATTGATAGTCAGAATCTGAACCGCGGAGTAATTTCTCAGAAGTGGGAATTGGATTACGGGAAGTTCAGACTTATGCTTAGGAATAAGTATAATGTCACCCGAGCGTTCCTGTTTATCGGTTATATCCCCAAGAACCATAGATTGTATAGCAAGCTCCAGGCGCTGGGTTATATTCTGGTGTTCAAGAATGTTCTTGAGATAAAAAGGGGGAATGAGAAGTTGTATAAAGGGAATGTTGATGCGGAGCTGGTCTTACATGCGATGATTGAATTTCCCAACTATGACAAGGCGGTAATAGTGAGTGGGGATGGTGACTTCTTCTGCCTAGTAGAGTATTTAAGCAAAAAGAAGAAGCTACTCAAAATGATTGTGCCAAATCAGAAATACTCCTCACTGTTGAGGGATTTCGCAAGCAATATTGTGAGTATTCAGTCGTTTAAGGGGAAGCTTAAAAAATAA
- a CDS encoding non-canonical purine NTP pyrophosphatase: MEQAFEVAKSAVVVTDTGWNIHALKGFPGPFMHYVTDWFSPQDFLNLMSDKADRSITFMDVLAYKDGDKMKIFKTIKEGTILTEPAGEGIPIDQIVTFRADGKSIALCNSEEISSFDETEDISVWTKFGKWFNEQHPN; the protein is encoded by the coding sequence GTGGAACAAGCATTTGAAGTCGCGAAATCAGCTGTCGTAGTAACAGATACCGGCTGGAATATCCATGCTCTAAAAGGCTTCCCAGGACCATTTATGCACTACGTAACCGATTGGTTTTCTCCACAGGATTTTCTAAACTTAATGAGTGATAAAGCAGACCGATCCATAACATTCATGGATGTACTTGCTTACAAAGATGGTGACAAAATGAAGATTTTCAAGACGATCAAAGAGGGTACAATTCTTACAGAGCCTGCTGGCGAAGGTATCCCAATTGATCAGATAGTTACCTTCAGGGCTGATGGCAAGAGTATTGCTTTATGCAACAGTGAAGAGATCTCTTCCTTTGATGAGACTGAGGATATTTCGGTTTGGACAAAGTTTGGGAAGTGGTTCAATGAACAGCATCCTAACTAA
- a CDS encoding DUF4238 domain-containing protein, with protein sequence MISVYVTLASALLTSDCRNDTTIYPSAGALTRLQQRDELVSVLIAKKRNTYIQQLTKDTAVESGFYSYTDADGGKNNDVEKLLGVVETSYPVILNKIVNFQDLTDDEQASLSK encoded by the coding sequence ATGATTTCAGTATATGTAACTTTAGCCTCAGCTTTACTTACGTCAGACTGCCGAAACGACACCACTATCTACCCAAGTGCTGGAGCCTTGACTCGTTTGCAACAGAGAGATGAGCTTGTCTCTGTGCTTATTGCAAAGAAGCGTAACACATACATACAGCAATTAACTAAAGACACAGCAGTCGAATCAGGTTTCTATTCCTATACAGATGCAGATGGTGGTAAAAATAATGACGTTGAGAAGCTTTTAGGTGTAGTCGAGACAAGCTATCCGGTAATACTAAACAAAATAGTGAACTTTCAAGACCTCACTGATGACGAACAAGCAAGCCTATCGAAGTAG
- a CDS encoding RNHCP domain-containing protein, with protein sequence MGNRKFVKNNESFRCVNCGVDVPVHPSSSRDHCNQCLYSLHVDINPGDRANPCKGILKPIAVLQSNNRQQIEYECEKCGATVRNIVAPDDDMNRLIEVSVQPWEGSTASK encoded by the coding sequence GTGGGAAACAGAAAGTTTGTTAAAAATAATGAAAGCTTTAGATGCGTGAATTGTGGCGTTGATGTGCCAGTTCACCCCAGCAGCTCTCGCGATCATTGTAACCAATGTCTTTATTCTCTCCATGTGGACATCAATCCAGGCGATAGAGCAAACCCGTGCAAAGGGATCTTGAAGCCAATAGCTGTGCTCCAAAGCAATAATCGGCAGCAGATCGAATACGAATGTGAGAAATGCGGTGCTACCGTTAGAAATATCGTAGCGCCTGATGATGATATGAACCGACTGATCGAGGTGTCGGTCCAGCCTTGGGAAGGCAGCACGGCCTCAAAGTAG
- the trxA gene encoding thioredoxin produces MVNEVTDATFQAEVLNEKGVVVIDLWAPWCGPCVMLSPILEEVAEEMKGKAKVVKMNVDENPQTAQANQVMSIPTVMFFKDGQLVEKMIGLQPKQNYVETIKRLSA; encoded by the coding sequence ATGGTTAATGAAGTAACAGATGCAACATTTCAGGCCGAAGTTCTTAATGAAAAAGGCGTTGTTGTAATAGACCTTTGGGCTCCTTGGTGTGGCCCTTGCGTGATGCTTTCTCCGATTCTTGAAGAAGTAGCGGAGGAAATGAAAGGTAAAGCGAAAGTAGTCAAAATGAATGTCGACGAAAATCCTCAAACAGCCCAGGCAAACCAGGTCATGAGCATCCCAACGGTTATGTTCTTCAAAGATGGTCAGCTGGTAGAGAAAATGATCGGCCTACAGCCAAAGCAGAACTATGTAGAGACTATTAAAAGACTTTCTGCATAA
- a CDS encoding L-threonylcarbamoyladenylate synthase yields the protein MERLTINENEYQLVVDRAVEVLASGGIVVYPTETCYGIGVDATNQAAVDRLMKYKSRREGKPLSVAVTGREMAAKYVEINDLADNLYENYLPGPITVVSKGLGQVAAGVESEYGTLGIRVPDYKLILDIVEKFGKPVTSTSANVSYKPRPYDIDTLLKNCSEQQKGYLDLILDAGVLPKNEPSTVVDTTLNSLNVMREGTLKFNEDISNDKLILQAESDSADETARFGSLVMLKHIDAMLEQPFILALKGDLGAGKTQFVKGLAQQLKINENVSSPTYTIIDEYKYEVGEHRKGLLAHMDTWRVDGAEEFARTGLEGYLKPGNVIAIEWADKFYPELLEAAKNSKAKVLKVSFEHISESKRKIEVYSEI from the coding sequence ATGGAAAGATTAACAATTAATGAAAATGAATATCAGCTTGTAGTGGATCGTGCCGTTGAGGTGTTGGCAAGCGGTGGAATTGTCGTGTACCCAACCGAAACATGCTACGGAATTGGCGTTGACGCCACAAATCAGGCGGCTGTCGACCGTTTAATGAAGTATAAGTCGCGTAGAGAAGGGAAGCCGTTGTCTGTGGCGGTTACTGGGCGCGAGATGGCTGCAAAATATGTTGAGATAAATGATCTTGCTGATAATCTATATGAAAACTATCTGCCCGGGCCAATAACAGTCGTATCTAAGGGCTTGGGACAGGTTGCTGCTGGGGTTGAGTCAGAATACGGTACTCTCGGGATCCGCGTCCCGGATTACAAGCTAATACTTGATATCGTTGAGAAATTTGGAAAGCCTGTGACCTCTACCTCTGCCAACGTCTCATATAAGCCTCGTCCTTATGATATCGATACATTATTGAAGAATTGCTCGGAGCAGCAGAAAGGCTATCTCGATCTGATTCTTGATGCAGGTGTATTGCCGAAAAATGAGCCCTCAACAGTTGTTGATACAACTTTAAATAGCTTAAATGTCATGCGAGAGGGCACATTGAAATTTAATGAAGATATAAGCAACGATAAATTAATCTTGCAGGCTGAGAGTGATAGTGCAGATGAGACCGCCAGGTTTGGAAGCCTTGTGATGCTGAAGCATATAGACGCAATGCTAGAACAGCCATTTATTCTTGCATTAAAAGGTGATCTTGGGGCAGGGAAGACACAGTTTGTGAAGGGTCTCGCCCAGCAGTTAAAAATTAATGAAAATGTATCTTCGCCGACCTATACAATCATTGATGAGTACAAATATGAGGTTGGTGAGCATAGAAAAGGGCTGCTCGCACACATGGACACATGGAGGGTAGATGGGGCAGAGGAATTCGCACGAACAGGTCTTGAGGGGTACCTTAAGCCTGGCAATGTCATAGCTATCGAGTGGGCAGACAAATTTTATCCAGAGCTACTTGAAGCTGCAAAGAATTCGAAGGCTAAAGTCTTGAAGGTAAGCTTCGAGCATATCTCCGAGAGTAAGCGGAAAATAGAGGTTTATTCAGAAATTTAA
- the tsaD gene encoding tRNA (adenosine(37)-N6)-threonylcarbamoyltransferase complex transferase subunit TsaD: protein MKSMSKSALKINENSSEPLILAVDTSCDETSVAILRGRNVITSIVSSQTELHKKWGGIVPHVARRAHEENLPKAYAEAMKRAGIDDPKQFDAVAVTKGPGLAVDLEVGIDFIKQLAINENIPLIEVNHMEGHFLSSLALNSEGHGSIEDFNEDEYFPALGLLVSGKHTEIVYSEKIGQYKKIGWTLDDAAGEAFDKFGRMMGFGYPAGPVVSEFAKKGKPNDLIELPIPLEKSKDLNFSYSGLKTASLYRINELREQGLKDKDFANDFCYAFVQVIVDSIVLKLEKALQGYPEAKSVFAGGGVLKNEKLSRSLSNMVRSYGVKFNLPDDKYRTDNAVMIGIVAYYKYLRGEISTTTEQKSRLDRNPRLEIGN, encoded by the coding sequence ATGAAATCTATGAGCAAGAGCGCGTTAAAAATTAATGAAAATAGTAGCGAGCCTTTAATCCTAGCTGTAGATACAAGTTGCGATGAGACCTCTGTCGCTATTCTTCGTGGCAGAAATGTAATAACAAGCATTGTTTCGTCACAAACGGAGCTCCATAAAAAGTGGGGCGGAATCGTGCCACATGTGGCACGTCGTGCGCATGAAGAGAATCTCCCAAAGGCATATGCTGAGGCTATGAAGCGTGCGGGCATAGATGATCCAAAGCAGTTCGATGCTGTTGCTGTCACCAAGGGTCCAGGGCTGGCGGTCGATCTGGAGGTTGGGATTGATTTCATTAAGCAGTTAGCAATTAATGAAAATATCCCTCTTATAGAAGTGAACCACATGGAAGGTCATTTTCTCTCATCACTCGCGTTGAACTCGGAGGGGCACGGCTCGATAGAAGATTTTAATGAAGATGAATATTTCCCTGCTCTTGGGCTGCTTGTTTCGGGAAAGCATACCGAGATAGTCTACTCAGAGAAAATCGGGCAGTATAAAAAAATTGGCTGGACTTTGGATGATGCGGCTGGTGAGGCGTTTGATAAATTTGGGAGGATGATGGGTTTCGGCTACCCTGCTGGTCCTGTAGTGTCAGAGTTTGCAAAGAAAGGTAAGCCGAATGACCTGATTGAGCTTCCAATTCCGCTTGAAAAAAGCAAAGATCTGAATTTCAGCTATTCAGGTCTAAAAACAGCCTCGCTTTACCGAATAAACGAGCTGCGTGAGCAGGGTTTGAAGGATAAGGATTTTGCAAATGACTTCTGTTATGCATTTGTGCAGGTTATTGTTGACTCTATAGTACTCAAATTAGAAAAGGCTCTGCAAGGGTATCCCGAGGCCAAATCTGTCTTCGCTGGAGGCGGCGTGCTCAAAAATGAAAAGCTTTCGCGTAGCCTAAGCAATATGGTCAGGAGTTATGGGGTGAAATTTAATCTTCCTGATGATAAATATCGCACCGATAATGCCGTGATGATAGGGATTGTTGCATATTATAAATATCTACGTGGAGAGATCTCAACTACAACCGAACAGAAGTCTAGGTTAGATAGAAATCCTAGACTTGAAATAGGCAATTAA